From Opitutaceae bacterium:
CCAACGTGTAGTTCTGGAAACACTACGGTCTCTCCGACTCGTATCGGACTGGCCACGCCGCCACCTCGGAATTCGTTCTCCACCGTGAATCGAACCACCCAGGCACAGCCCCCGCGGACTGACATCACCTTGCCCACGCCGCTGATACCGTCGACACAGACCGCAGTGCCCTCATCGACTCCCAGGCCGATGACGTCCTGCACTCCCTGCCGCTGAAGCAAACCGAGAAAAACCGCCAGACGCCCCAGCCTATCCCGCGCCGAGAAATGTGAATCCGTCAGAATCCCTCGCATCATTGGGTGGAGCACAAGGCCGGACCCAAGCGTGACGCGAACATCGTTCGGATCGCTCAGCACCTCGGCAGAAGTAATGGTGTCGTGGAGTGCGTGGAAGCTGTGCTGTCCCAGGACAGCCAAGCCTGCACTCGTCCCGCCTATCGGTCTTCCAGCGTCGACATGGGCTTGGAGTGCCTTTTGAAGTGGCGTGCCGACCCACTCTCGAATGTACCTCGCCTGGTCTCCCCCGGCGAGGAAGATTCCCTCGGCGGCCGACACCGCTGCGAGAACGTGCGGTGAGCTCGCAGCCTTCGGCTCCCGCAGAGCGAAGGTGGTCACCGAAGCGAAGCCTCCGATCTTTTTGTAAAGGTACTCCTGATACCCGTCGTCGCCACTGGTGCGAAGCACGAGCACATCGCCTCCTCCACAACGGGAGGCAAACCAACGGAAGGCATCGTCCACGTCACCGCGTCCGCCCGACAGTAGGAGCCCAGGGGCAACTATGTTCGCCGCCACGTGGGTATCGACAGCCGAACCGACGCGCCACGAATCAAAGTCCTTCGCAGACAACGCCCTGAGGAGGGACAGGCAAACGAAGAGCAATTGGAGGGGTCGTGCCACGATTTCAAAGAGGTTAGGCAATGCCTGGCTTCTGCTGAAGCTCGCGTTTGGGCACGGAATCGTTTCAAACCAAAGATGTAACGCTTTTTCGCTGATCGGCATGAAACCCGCAGCAACGTATCCCCATGGTCAGACACACCTACCTTCGCGCTTTTCTGGCTGCACTCCTCGCCCTTGCAGCAGCCACCCTCCTCACTGCTTGTGGAAAGAAGACTCGTGTCGCTGAACAGCCAGCGGGCGCAAGCCGGGTGCTGGTGAGAGGCAACGCCACCGAGCCGGAATCACTCGATCCACAGGTCGTTCGTGGACAGGTGGAATGGACCATTGTCGGCGGCCTGTTCGAAGGTCTGGTGGTAC
This genomic window contains:
- a CDS encoding cyanophycinase, whose translation is MARPLQLLFVCLSLLRALSAKDFDSWRVGSAVDTHVAANIVAPGLLLSGGRGDVDDAFRWFASRCGGGDVLVLRTSGDDGYQEYLYKKIGGFASVTTFALREPKAASSPHVLAAVSAAEGIFLAGGDQARYIREWVGTPLQKALQAHVDAGRPIGGTSAGLAVLGQHSFHALHDTITSAEVLSDPNDVRVTLGSGLVLHPMMRGILTDSHFSARDRLGRLAVFLGLLQRQGVQDVIGLGVDEGTAVCVDGISGVGKVMSVRGGCAWVVRFTVENEFRGGGVASPIRVGETVVFPELHVGHAERISFRIEGGSLLTD